In Streptomyces seoulensis, the following are encoded in one genomic region:
- a CDS encoding c-type cytochrome, with the protein MKKLSARRRHPLAAVVVLLLALAATGGLYAAFAPASKAQADETSQSLTIKEGQKLYSVGCASCHGTGGQGTSDGPSLVGVGAAAVDFQVGTGRMPASSSQMAQIPAKKPIYTQAQIDQLAAYVASLGAGPNVPTKEQYSKDGADIARGGELFRTNCAQCHNFTGKGGALTKGKYAPSLEDVAPKHIYEAMQTGPQNMPSFPDTTMTEKNKKDIIAYLNAVNSSETENPGGLELGGLGPVSEGLFAWIFGLGALIAVAVWVAARTAKAKKS; encoded by the coding sequence GTGAAAAAGCTCTCCGCACGACGACGCCATCCGCTGGCGGCGGTCGTCGTCCTACTTCTCGCGCTGGCGGCCACTGGGGGGCTGTACGCCGCGTTCGCGCCCGCGAGCAAGGCGCAGGCCGATGAAACCTCCCAGTCCCTGACCATCAAGGAGGGCCAGAAGCTCTACTCGGTGGGCTGCGCAAGCTGCCACGGCACCGGTGGCCAGGGAACCTCCGACGGCCCGAGCCTGGTCGGCGTAGGCGCCGCCGCGGTCGACTTCCAGGTCGGCACCGGCCGGATGCCCGCCTCCAGCTCGCAGATGGCCCAGATCCCGGCCAAGAAGCCGATCTACACCCAGGCCCAGATCGACCAGCTCGCCGCGTACGTCGCGTCGCTGGGCGCCGGCCCGAACGTGCCGACCAAGGAGCAGTACTCCAAGGACGGCGCGGACATCGCCCGCGGTGGTGAGCTGTTCCGCACCAACTGCGCGCAGTGCCACAACTTCACCGGCAAGGGTGGTGCCCTCACCAAGGGCAAGTACGCGCCGAGCCTCGAGGACGTCGCGCCCAAGCACATCTACGAGGCCATGCAGACCGGCCCGCAGAACATGCCGTCCTTCCCCGACACCACCATGACGGAGAAGAACAAGAAGGACATCATCGCGTACCTGAACGCGGTCAACAGCAGCGAGACCGAGAACCCCGGCGGCCTTGAGCTGGGCGGACTCGGCCCGGTCAGTGAGGGCCTGTTCGCCTGGATCTTCGGCCTCGGCGCGCTGATCGCGGTCGCCGTCTG
- a CDS encoding cytochrome c oxidase subunit 3, with protein sequence MSVVATATTVDTGHAHPSVNRPNLTSVGTIIWLSSELMFFAALFAMYFTARSVTGLDHWKEMAHALNVPFSATNTTILVLSSLTCQLGVFAAERGDVKKLRGWFIVTFVMGAIFIGGQIFEYTELVKKDGISLSSDVYGSVFYLTTGFHGLHVTGGLIAFLLVLGRTYAAKRFTHEQATAAIVVSYYWHFVDVVWIGLFATIYLIK encoded by the coding sequence ATGTCGGTCGTGGCGACAGCAACGACAGTAGATACCGGGCACGCGCACCCGTCGGTCAACCGGCCGAACCTCACCAGCGTCGGAACCATCATTTGGCTGAGTTCCGAGCTGATGTTCTTCGCGGCCCTCTTCGCGATGTACTTCACCGCTCGATCGGTGACCGGACTGGATCACTGGAAGGAGATGGCGCACGCGCTGAATGTGCCCTTCTCCGCGACGAACACCACGATCCTGGTGCTCTCCTCCCTGACCTGCCAGCTCGGCGTGTTCGCCGCCGAGCGCGGGGACGTGAAGAAGCTCCGCGGATGGTTCATCGTCACCTTCGTGATGGGTGCGATCTTCATCGGCGGACAGATCTTCGAGTACACGGAACTGGTGAAGAAGGACGGCATCTCGCTGTCCTCCGACGTCTACGGCTCCGTGTTCTACCTGACCACCGGCTTCCACGGCCTGCACGTGACGGGCGGACTCATCGCCTTCCTGCTGGTCCTCGGCCGCACCTACGCGGCCAAGAGGTTCACTCACGAGCAGGCGACCGCCGCCATCGTCGTGTCCTACTACTGGCACTTCGTCGATGTGGTCTGGATCGGCCTCTTCGCCACGATCTACTTGATCAAGTAG
- a CDS encoding response regulator transcription factor, which produces MQPTATVLVYSDDSNTREQVRLATGRRPAPDVPLVEFVECATPEAVVREVDRGGIDVCVLDGEAVPMGGMGVCRQIKDEVFGAPPVLLLMGRPQDAWLATWSRADAAVTLPVDPMEFAETLASLLRRKRLQNA; this is translated from the coding sequence ATGCAGCCGACCGCCACTGTGCTGGTGTACAGCGACGACTCCAACACCCGTGAACAGGTACGGCTCGCCACCGGCCGGCGGCCGGCTCCGGACGTGCCGCTGGTGGAGTTCGTCGAATGCGCCACGCCCGAGGCCGTGGTGCGTGAGGTGGACCGGGGCGGCATCGACGTCTGTGTGCTGGACGGCGAGGCGGTGCCCATGGGCGGCATGGGCGTGTGCCGCCAGATCAAGGACGAAGTCTTCGGCGCGCCCCCGGTGTTGCTGCTGATGGGCCGTCCCCAGGACGCCTGGCTGGCGACCTGGAGCCGGGCCGACGCGGCGGTCACGCTGCCGGTCGACCCGATGGAGTTCGCGGAGACCCTGGCCTCCCTGCTGCGCCGCAAGCGCCTCCAGAACGCCTAG
- a CDS encoding L,D-transpeptidase — protein MNHTARTRTVVSSAMLVAALGAGVTGCGSDGNALSSTPYDAADQIVFNAPTGKAKQADPDKPLEVTLKSGEGRITDVTATDATGRYVAGELAADGGRWHSTSPLAANAHYTVRVSTEDDDGAPGRKVLDFDTTKTVSKKTLGVTFGPEAGEYGVGQPVVANLDQPVKDKAQRAVVESGLRVDSVPAVQGSWYWVSDKELHYRPKEYWPAHATVQVHSNLDGIKITDQLRGGKSKDLKITIGDKVEAITDAATHQLTFYKNGEVINTIPVTTGKPGFETRNGVKVVLEKQYFVRMRGTTVGIAEGSSDSYDLPVYYATRVTWSGEYVHAAPWSVGSQGYANVSHGCTGMSTGNAEWFFDHVRAGDVVKVVNSGGHAMEDFGNGFGDWNLDWKKWGTGSALSGAAQNGSAPRDSVRLRPAAA, from the coding sequence ATGAATCACACTGCGCGGACCCGCACCGTGGTCAGCTCCGCCATGCTGGTCGCCGCCCTCGGCGCGGGCGTCACCGGCTGCGGCTCGGACGGCAATGCACTGTCGTCCACGCCGTACGACGCGGCCGACCAGATCGTCTTCAACGCGCCCACCGGCAAGGCGAAGCAGGCCGATCCGGACAAGCCCCTGGAGGTCACCCTCAAGAGTGGCGAGGGCCGGATCACCGACGTCACCGCCACGGACGCCACAGGGCGCTATGTGGCGGGCGAACTCGCCGCCGACGGCGGGCGCTGGCACAGCACCTCCCCGCTGGCCGCCAACGCCCATTACACGGTCCGCGTGAGCACCGAGGACGACGACGGCGCCCCCGGCCGCAAGGTCCTGGACTTCGACACCACCAAGACGGTGAGCAAGAAGACCCTGGGCGTCACCTTCGGGCCCGAGGCGGGGGAGTACGGCGTCGGACAGCCCGTCGTCGCCAACCTCGACCAGCCCGTCAAGGACAAGGCCCAGCGTGCCGTGGTGGAGAGCGGGCTGCGGGTGGACTCCGTACCGGCCGTGCAGGGTTCCTGGTACTGGGTCAGCGACAAGGAGCTCCACTACCGGCCCAAGGAGTACTGGCCCGCCCACGCCACCGTCCAGGTGCACAGCAATCTCGACGGGATCAAGATCACCGACCAGCTGCGCGGTGGCAAGAGCAAAGACCTGAAGATCACCATCGGGGACAAGGTGGAGGCCATCACCGACGCCGCCACCCACCAGCTCACGTTCTACAAGAACGGTGAGGTGATCAACACCATCCCGGTCACCACCGGCAAGCCCGGCTTCGAGACCCGGAACGGCGTCAAGGTGGTCCTGGAGAAGCAGTACTTCGTACGGATGCGCGGCACCACCGTCGGCATCGCCGAGGGCAGCTCCGACTCGTACGACCTGCCGGTGTACTACGCCACCCGCGTCACCTGGTCGGGTGAGTACGTGCACGCCGCGCCCTGGTCGGTGGGCTCCCAGGGCTACGCCAACGTCAGCCACGGCTGCACCGGCATGAGCACCGGGAACGCCGAGTGGTTCTTCGACCACGTCCGGGCCGGCGACGTCGTCAAGGTCGTCAACTCCGGCGGCCACGCCATGGAGGACTTCGGCAACGGCTTCGGCGACTGGAACCTGGACTGGAAGAAGTGGGGCACCGGCAGCGCCCTGAGCGGGGCCGCCCAGAACGGTTCGGCGCCCAGGGACTCCGTACGCCTGCGCCCCGCCGCCGCATGA